The DNA segment GCCCAAAAACAATAAAAAATGACGATGAAAATATTTCGGCTTTTGCCCAATCTGTTGCAGTTTTTAAAATTTCCATAGGTTTTGATTTATAAGTTCCACTTAATACCTGTTTCCTTCTCTGACAATTCCCATAATTTCTCAGCAACGACTTTATCTTTTGCGTGTGGTTCTAATTTATGTGCCCCAACTGGACCAGTCCAATTGTTTTTTCCTGTAGGTCCATAAAAGCCTTTCTGGTCTAAATCCTCTTCAGTTGCACACATCAATTCAGGATAAGCACCTTTTTCAGCTGATTGAGTTAATGGGGACAATTTCATTAGACCAAATATAATCCTCATCATTAAACTTCCACTTGTTTTGATAAGAGATGTTCTTGAAGAACCCGGATGACAAGCATAAGCCATAACATCCACTTTACCAGCTTTTTCCAATCTATTCTGTAATTCATAAACAGACATAATCTGTGCTAGTTTACTTTGGCTATAAGCATTATTACCAGTGTAATCTCTATCCCAGTTCATATCGCCAAATTTGATGGTTTTAATTCCCATATCATAGCCCAAACTGCCAACAGTAACGATACGTCCTTTGGATTTTTCAATAAGTGGATATAACAAAGCTTGTAGTGTAAAATGTCCGTAGTAATTCACTCCCATCTGACTTTCCCAGCCATCCACCGTTAACTTTTGGGTTGGTACTTGTGCTATTGCACCATTACACATCAAAGCATCTATGCGCGTCACTTTCTCAAGAACCTCTGCTGCGGCTTTTTTAACAGAAGCCTGCTCTGCCAAATCTATTTGGATAAATGACACATCTACATTGTTACCCAAATCTTTTTTTATCGCTGCGATAGCATCCTCTGATTTTTTAGGGTTACGGTTC comes from the Saccharicrinis fermentans DSM 9555 = JCM 21142 genome and includes:
- a CDS encoding SDR family oxidoreductase, with the protein product MSDTIFGKNGWTPDLMKSQKGKIFLITGATSGTGFEATKILASKGAKVVMLNRNPKKSEDAIAAIKKDLGNNVDVSFIQIDLAEQASVKKAAAEVLEKVTRIDALMCNGAIAQVPTQKLTVDGWESQMGVNYYGHFTLQALLYPLIEKSKGRIVTVGSLGYDMGIKTIKFGDMNWDRDYTGNNAYSQSKLAQIMSVYELQNRLEKAGKVDVMAYACHPGSSRTSLIKTSGSLMMRIIFGLMKLSPLTQSAEKGAYPELMCATEEDLDQKGFYGPTGKNNWTGPVGAHKLEPHAKDKVVAEKLWELSEKETGIKWNL